In Solanum lycopersicum chromosome 5, SLM_r2.1, the following are encoded in one genomic region:
- the LOC101246431 gene encoding phosphatidylinositol 4-kinase gamma 4-like → MSSAGVVAISPICIKNMVIPLVHGQESILIYVAMSGSLMPLRVLEYDSIESVKVQIQSCKGFVVKNQKLVCGGRELARKDSLIRDYGVSDGNVLHLVLRLSDLQVINVTTSSGEEFTFNVERSRDVGYVKRQLAEKQVGLGDIDEQEVLCRGEYVEDRRIIYDLCKNNDGVIHLFVRKNAKIRARPLDKNFELSIVAPHQNDVVRENRSGTETDHKVLVPRKPPDREIYLEPVIVNPRIEIPVVLRDMIVSAFEGLDRGNYPIRSTEGTGGAYFMRDASVNKFVAVFKPIDEEPMAVNNPQGLPLSVNGEGLKKGTKVGEGGFRECAAYILDHPKSGRRSLSGELKGFAGVPPTTFVRCLHKGFNHPDGITVKLGSLQKFIENNGSCEDLGPSSFPVEEVHKVAVLDMRLANADRHAGNILMSKGEDGQIELIPIDHGYCLPDSFEDVTFDWLYWPQAHQPFSSETIEYIKSLDAEEDIGLLKLYGWDIPLESARTLRISTMLLKKGAERGLTPFTIGNIMCRETLNKESMIEEILQEALDSKPLGSSEDSFLVSVSHVMDRRLDEIA, encoded by the exons ATGTCATCTGCTGGGGTGGTTGCAATTAGTCCAATTTGTATAAAGAATATGGTAATTCCGCTTGTACATGGTCAAGAATCGATTTTGATTTACGTAGCTATGTCGGGTTCGTTGATGCCATTAAGGGTTTTGGAGTATGATTCAATTGAATCTGTGAAGGTACAGATTCAGAGTTGTAAAGGGTTTGTggtgaaaaatcaaaaattggtTTGTGGGGGTCGTGAATTGGCTAGGAAAGATTCACTTATCAGGGATTATGGAGTTTCTGATGGGAATGTTCTTCATTTAGTCCTTAGGTTATCTGATCTTCAAGTTATTAATGTGACAACTTCTTCTGGTGAAGAGTTTACATTTAATGTAGAGAGGAGTCGGGATGTTGGATATGTTAAACGTCAACTTGCTGAAAAGCAGGTTGGTTTAGGTGATATTGATGAACAGGAAGTGTTGTGTAGAGGTGAATATGTTGAAGATCGGAGGATCATATATGATCTTTGCAAGAATAATGATGGGGTGATTCATTTGTTTGTGCGTAAAAATGCGAAAATTAGGGCTAGACCATTGGACAAGAATTTTGAGTTGTCCATTGTGGCACCACACCAGAATGATGTGGTTAGAGAAAACAGGAGTGGGACTGAAACAGATCACAAAGTTTTGGTCCCGAGGAAGCCTCCTGATAGGGAAATATATTTGGAACCTGTAATTGTTAATCCAAGGATTGAAATTCCTGTGGTACTTAGGGATATGATTGTTTCTGCATTTGAAGGCTTAGATAGAGGAAATTATCCTATTAGATCAACTGAAGGCACGGGAGGAGCATATTTTATGCGTGATGCATCAGTGAATAAGTTTGTTGCTGTGTTTAAGCCAATTGATGAGGAGCCTATGGCTGTGAACAATCCCCAAGGGTTGCCTCTGTCAGTTAATGGCGAGGGCTTGAAGAAAGGAACAAAAGTTGGAGAAGGTGGTTTCAGGGAATGCGCTGCCTACATTTTGGATCATCCAAAGAGTGGACGACGCTCACTTTCAGGTGAGCTGAAAGGCTTTGCTGGTGTTCCTCCAACTACTTTTGTGAGGTGCCTTCATAAGGGTTTCAACCATCCTGATGGCATTACAGTTAAGCTGGGGTCCTTGCAGAAATTCATAGAGAATAATGGCAGTTGTGAGGATTTAGGTCCTAGTTCTTTCCCTGTCGAGGAGGTGCATAAAGTTGCTGTATTAGATATGAGGCTGGCAAATGCAGATAGGCATGCAGGTAATATTTTAATGAGCAAAGGTGAAGATGGCCAGATTGAGCTCATTCCAATTGATCATGGCTACTGCTTGCCCGATAGT TTTGAAGATGTCACATTTGACTGGCTCTACTGGCCACAAGCTCATCAACCTTTTAGCTCCGAGACCATTGAGTACATTAAATCACTTGACGCTGAGGAAGACATAGGCTTATTGAAGTTATATGGGTGGGACATACCTTTGGAAAGTGCTCGCACACTACGCATCTCCACCATGCTTTTGAAGAAAGGTGCAGAGAGGGGCCTCACACCATTTACCATAGGGAACATCATGTGCAGGGAAACCTTGAACAAGGAATCCATGATCGAGGAGATTCTTCAAGAAGCGTTGGACTCTAAGCCCCTTGGCTCAAGTGAAGATTCATTCCTTGTATCCGTCTCCCATGTAATGGATCGTCGTCTTGATGAGATCGCCTGA